From Aristaeella lactis, the proteins below share one genomic window:
- a CDS encoding bifunctional glycosyltransferase family 2/GtrA family protein: MEKRAAEQAVILIPSLEPDEKLPAYIRKLKEGGFAHIVVVDDGSGEAYRPIFDSVDAVEDTVVLRHEVNKGKGVALKTGYRYIMDNLPDITGVITADADGQHTVTDCLRLADELEQGRRALYLGSRDFNLESIPPKSRSGNKITSRIFQLLYGQYLPDTQTGLRAFRREELPFMLEVEGERYEYEMKVLIACSRARIPMIPVEIETIYENNNEGTHFHPIRDSWRIYKVILGSFIKFMASSLSCWAVDQGLFNLLNVVIFANAEKKSASIILLSTVIARVISATMNYLINRNIVFNGRGDARKSFLRYVVVCAGIMFLSAAGTWLLGLIGMSSTVAKLITDLVLYFVSYRVQERWVFKEDVTHE, from the coding sequence ATGGAAAAACGCGCGGCGGAACAGGCAGTGATCCTGATCCCTTCGCTGGAACCGGATGAGAAACTTCCGGCCTATATCCGGAAACTGAAGGAAGGCGGATTTGCCCATATTGTGGTGGTGGATGACGGATCGGGAGAAGCGTACCGTCCCATCTTTGATTCCGTTGACGCGGTGGAAGATACGGTGGTCCTTCGCCATGAGGTGAACAAAGGCAAAGGTGTTGCCCTGAAGACCGGGTACCGGTATATCATGGACAACCTGCCGGACATTACCGGTGTCATCACAGCGGATGCAGACGGGCAGCACACCGTTACGGACTGCCTTCGCCTTGCCGATGAACTGGAACAGGGCAGGCGTGCCCTTTATCTCGGAAGCCGGGATTTTAACCTGGAAAGTATTCCGCCCAAAAGCAGGAGCGGGAATAAAATCACCTCCAGAATCTTTCAATTACTATACGGACAGTATCTGCCGGATACGCAGACCGGCCTGCGGGCGTTCCGCAGGGAGGAGCTCCCGTTTATGCTGGAAGTGGAGGGAGAACGGTATGAGTATGAAATGAAAGTGCTCATTGCCTGTTCCCGGGCCAGAATCCCGATGATCCCTGTCGAAATAGAGACAATCTATGAAAACAATAATGAAGGGACACACTTCCATCCAATCCGCGACAGCTGGCGTATTTACAAGGTGATTCTCGGAAGCTTTATCAAGTTTATGGCTTCCAGCCTGAGCTGCTGGGCCGTTGACCAGGGCCTCTTCAACCTGCTGAATGTTGTTATTTTTGCCAACGCGGAAAAGAAAAGTGCCTCCATTATCCTGCTCAGCACGGTCATCGCGCGCGTGATCAGCGCCACGATGAATTACCTTATCAACCGGAACATTGTTTTCAACGGAAGGGGAGACGCAAGGAAGTCTTTCCTGCGCTATGTCGTTGTATGTGCGGGCATCATGTTCCTCAGCGCGGCCGGCACGTGGCTCCTGGGACTGATCGGCATGAGCAGTACCGTGGCGAAACTGATTACGGATCTGGTCCTGTATTTCGTCAGCTATCGTGTTCAGGAACGATGGGTATTTAAGGAGGACGTGACGCATGAGTGA
- a CDS encoding GNAT family N-acetyltransferase, whose translation MIQGKWFAPGDDLSDLLPVRETVFGLSADAQDAESWNVLVLSDSVPVATGRIWWQDGSFWLGGIGVLEEYRRRHLGDLVLRLLLYKAQSHSAREVRLVCPGNLTGFFSRLGLQEQPGSSPDSVEMMIPGDRIDLDTCSRCPKQNCPNRQPC comes from the coding sequence ATGATTCAGGGTAAATGGTTCGCTCCCGGGGATGATCTCTCCGACCTTCTGCCTGTACGTGAAACGGTTTTCGGCCTCAGCGCGGATGCTCAGGATGCGGAAAGCTGGAATGTTCTTGTCCTTTCGGATTCGGTTCCCGTAGCCACCGGCCGCATCTGGTGGCAGGACGGTTCCTTCTGGCTGGGCGGCATCGGCGTCCTGGAGGAATACCGCCGCAGGCATCTCGGAGACCTGGTTCTCCGGCTTCTGCTCTATAAAGCACAGAGCCATTCCGCCCGGGAAGTCCGCCTGGTCTGTCCCGGAAACCTGACAGGTTTCTTTTCCCGTCTCGGTTTACAGGAGCAGCCGGGATCGAGTCCCGATTCAGTTGAGATGATGATCCCCGGTGACCGGATTGATCTGGATACCTGCAGCCGCTGTCCGAAGCAGAACTGCCCGAATCGTCAGCCCTGCTGA
- a CDS encoding DUF896 domain-containing protein, protein MDKKKIERINELARKKKAGGLTAEEAEEQAALRHEYLAEYRENMKAMLDNLVIQEQDGTRHALKQKDNPAVQ, encoded by the coding sequence ATGGATAAGAAAAAGATAGAACGGATCAACGAGCTGGCCAGAAAGAAAAAGGCCGGCGGACTGACCGCTGAGGAAGCCGAGGAGCAGGCGGCGCTGCGGCATGAATACCTTGCCGAATACCGGGAAAACATGAAAGCCATGCTTGACAATCTTGTGATCCAGGAACAGGACGGCACAAGGCACGCCCTGAAACAAAAGGATAATCCGGCCGTTCAATGA
- a CDS encoding DUF1292 domain-containing protein has product MADNEMNNMEEDIIVFEDEDGNEYNYTVVDYMFYNGDEYALLVEATDEEPEDGNQECIVCKIVAETDEDGEESESFELVEDEGLGQKLVEIFNTKMAEEEEEDE; this is encoded by the coding sequence ATGGCAGATAACGAAATGAACAACATGGAAGAGGACATCATCGTTTTTGAGGATGAGGACGGCAACGAATACAACTATACCGTGGTGGACTATATGTTCTACAACGGCGATGAATATGCCCTGCTGGTTGAGGCGACTGACGAAGAACCGGAAGACGGGAACCAGGAATGCATCGTCTGCAAAATCGTAGCCGAGACTGATGAAGACGGCGAGGAAAGCGAAAGCTTTGAACTGGTGGAAGATGAAGGCCTGGGACAGAAACTGGTGGAGATCTTCAATACCAAAATGGCTGAAGAAGAGGAAGAGGACGAATGA
- a CDS encoding phosphodiester glycosidase family protein, whose translation MMMKLPVRILLIILCAAMILILPFAVSSPNLLNDVKTELMNDGTDVIDFGRLLFSSAKAEEAEDENSLEVEEMIEGELSVSPEWALPLDFTPGQEPKEEAFGENTYEDDSIRVKLEEQSMEDGTKIFIAHVQIADPSQLRTGVAKPEKPSSTKTKTVKAMAKNYNAVIALSGDNYVDNPKKTTFEYRMTNKIRSSTNKLKDILIIDDQGDFHLFIKSEGIKEFPAELKKQGRKLVNAFTFGPALVKDGELLEIDDNYGYNPHGRDPRAAIGQTGPLSYVMVLVQTTDRDGKTGLSQGKLAELMYNLGCVQAFNLDGGNSAEMVFGQQIIKGMAYGDERTLSDIIYFATIQP comes from the coding sequence ATGATGATGAAACTGCCTGTAAGGATCCTGCTGATCATTCTTTGCGCCGCGATGATCCTGATACTGCCTTTTGCGGTATCCTCCCCGAACCTGCTCAATGACGTGAAGACGGAACTGATGAATGACGGAACTGATGTGATCGACTTCGGCAGGCTGCTGTTTTCATCCGCCAAAGCTGAAGAGGCAGAAGATGAGAACAGCCTTGAAGTGGAAGAAATGATCGAAGGAGAGTTATCGGTCAGCCCTGAATGGGCGCTTCCGCTTGATTTTACGCCCGGACAGGAACCGAAGGAAGAAGCGTTCGGCGAGAATACCTACGAAGATGATTCCATCCGCGTAAAGCTGGAAGAGCAGTCCATGGAGGACGGAACCAAGATATTCATTGCCCATGTGCAGATCGCTGATCCGTCCCAGCTGCGTACCGGGGTTGCCAAACCGGAAAAACCCAGCTCCACGAAGACAAAAACCGTAAAGGCAATGGCGAAAAACTATAACGCTGTGATCGCCCTGAGCGGTGACAACTATGTGGACAATCCGAAAAAAACAACCTTCGAATACAGGATGACCAATAAAATCCGCAGCTCAACAAACAAGCTGAAGGATATTCTGATCATTGACGACCAGGGCGATTTCCACCTGTTCATCAAATCTGAGGGGATCAAGGAATTTCCGGCCGAACTGAAAAAGCAGGGCCGGAAGCTGGTGAACGCCTTCACCTTCGGCCCCGCTCTTGTAAAGGACGGGGAGCTACTGGAGATTGATGACAATTACGGATACAATCCGCACGGACGCGATCCGCGGGCTGCCATCGGACAGACAGGACCGCTGAGCTATGTGATGGTGCTTGTGCAGACTACGGACAGAGACGGTAAAACAGGCTTGTCCCAGGGAAAACTGGCCGAGCTTATGTATAACCTCGGATGCGTGCAGGCCTTCAACCTGGACGGCGGAAACAGCGCGGAAATGGTATTCGGACAGCAGATTATCAAGGGTATGGCGTACGGTGATGAACGCACACTGAGCGATATTATCTATTTTGCGACAATACAGCCCTGA
- a CDS encoding prolipoprotein diacylglyceryl transferase family protein, with the protein MNHLIEEAVIIELFGIRMYAFGVYVALGTLFAVIVLAMAGRTLSLKKGTVPLTACLTILCAFLCARVAFCLLNRELGHSTPLFFWPRVNGGGWSMFGLIGGALAGGLISALLMKEKTGKVLDTVSLSLLPMIAAERIGESRIEDFDISRPLDSSFLKGTFLAVGEDEPCLATYYVAAAVAIVLFAVLALRLNKKERKGNLTNAFLLLFGAASIVTESLRYDRYLSVSFVGLQQIAAACMLALGVALAVKRSGKTKSALSIAAIVSIPVMVLIVIGLEFALDRTTWNKLLIYAGMIITVSIPVILGMKLLKNNDKGIDAE; encoded by the coding sequence ATGAACCATCTGATCGAGGAAGCAGTTATTATTGAACTGTTCGGAATCCGGATGTACGCGTTCGGCGTCTATGTGGCGCTGGGCACCCTTTTTGCGGTGATTGTCCTCGCGATGGCCGGCCGGACGCTTTCCCTGAAAAAGGGGACAGTTCCCCTGACGGCATGCCTGACGATCCTGTGCGCATTCCTGTGCGCCCGGGTGGCTTTCTGCCTGCTGAACCGTGAGCTGGGCCACAGCACACCGCTGTTCTTCTGGCCGCGGGTCAACGGAGGCGGATGGAGCATGTTCGGCCTGATCGGCGGAGCGCTTGCGGGCGGACTCATCAGCGCGCTCCTGATGAAGGAGAAGACCGGCAAAGTGCTGGACACGGTGAGCCTTTCCCTGCTGCCCATGATCGCGGCGGAACGGATCGGTGAAAGCCGGATCGAAGACTTTGATATCAGCAGACCGCTGGACAGCTCTTTCCTGAAGGGCACATTCCTGGCTGTTGGAGAGGACGAACCCTGCCTGGCCACTTACTATGTGGCGGCGGCAGTGGCGATTGTCCTGTTTGCGGTGCTTGCGCTGCGCCTGAACAAAAAGGAAAGAAAGGGAAACCTGACCAATGCTTTCCTGCTGCTGTTCGGCGCCGCGTCCATTGTTACGGAAAGCCTTCGCTACGACCGGTACCTGAGTGTTTCCTTTGTAGGCCTGCAGCAGATCGCTGCCGCCTGCATGCTCGCGCTGGGTGTGGCCCTGGCGGTTAAAAGGAGCGGAAAGACGAAGTCCGCTCTCTCCATTGCCGCAATTGTCAGCATCCCGGTCATGGTTCTCATTGTGATCGGCCTGGAGTTTGCTCTGGACAGGACAACGTGGAATAAGCTGCTGATCTACGCGGGAATGATCATTACGGTATCCATCCCTGTTATTCTCGGAATGAAACTGCTGAAAAACAACGATAAAGGAATCGATGCAGAGTGA
- a CDS encoding lysophospholipid acyltransferase family protein, whose translation MSEERTNRADSLIEKKAGLKEKIVTRVVVGILRPFNRHKMVNLDHVHTDTDNPIVFLGNHAEIYGPIASALCFPVPVRFWVIYKMMGRRQDVKQYLYENTFSKKTFLPVFVRKLLAWLMGWLSVNVMCGLNSIPVYRDSPMKLRTTLRKSVEAMENGDNLMIFPEHPDGKYEKGGVSEFSPGFVMLAEAWWKKTGKKMRIMPVYANREERTFTFGDEIVYAPENGYASEQKRILKESRDQILRMAGIEPDEEE comes from the coding sequence GTGAGTGAGGAACGTACAAACAGAGCAGATTCGCTGATAGAAAAAAAGGCGGGACTGAAGGAAAAGATCGTTACGCGCGTTGTTGTCGGAATCCTGAGGCCGTTTAACCGCCATAAAATGGTGAATCTGGATCATGTGCATACGGACACTGATAATCCCATCGTTTTTCTGGGAAACCATGCCGAAATATACGGACCGATCGCAAGCGCCCTGTGTTTTCCTGTGCCGGTGAGATTCTGGGTCATCTATAAAATGATGGGCCGCAGGCAGGACGTGAAGCAATACCTGTATGAAAATACATTCAGCAAAAAGACATTCCTGCCGGTATTTGTTCGGAAACTGCTGGCATGGCTGATGGGATGGCTCAGTGTCAATGTCATGTGCGGCCTGAATTCCATTCCTGTATACCGCGATTCTCCCATGAAGCTGAGGACCACGCTGCGCAAAAGCGTTGAAGCGATGGAAAACGGCGATAACCTGATGATCTTTCCCGAGCATCCGGACGGAAAGTATGAGAAAGGCGGAGTCAGCGAGTTTTCTCCCGGTTTTGTGATGCTGGCGGAAGCCTGGTGGAAAAAAACAGGGAAAAAGATGCGGATCATGCCGGTATATGCCAACCGGGAGGAGCGGACCTTTACTTTCGGGGATGAGATTGTCTACGCTCCCGAGAACGGGTACGCATCCGAACAGAAACGCATCCTGAAGGAATCCAGGGATCAGATCCTCCGCATGGCCGGGATTGAACCGGACGAGGAAGAATAA
- a CDS encoding outer membrane protein assembly factor BamE — protein sequence MRKLAAVMAALIFLILPAAGCCETVSGISDWFSTPTATPSPDAFRFRDGIRWGMNKQQVQALEPTPMTERNSDDNTLSIMKTNGKVTVSRFTADLVFMFREDRLLMITYEFKSQTLANDYAYLSAALSSLYGEKAPAEPMKIKALMDGINPNLYKTEMIREPGVWTTSDGTTVYLYYYSSDAFAIMYVSPGLGSRVYQTNGL from the coding sequence TTGAGAAAACTCGCGGCTGTGATGGCAGCGCTGATTTTCCTTATACTGCCGGCTGCCGGCTGCTGTGAGACCGTTTCAGGCATATCAGACTGGTTCAGCACGCCGACCGCAACTCCCTCGCCTGACGCGTTCCGGTTTCGGGACGGAATCCGCTGGGGCATGAACAAACAGCAGGTACAGGCCCTGGAACCAACCCCTATGACGGAAAGGAATTCGGACGACAACACCCTTTCCATTATGAAGACAAACGGTAAAGTGACTGTCAGTCGGTTCACAGCAGACCTTGTGTTTATGTTCCGGGAGGACAGGCTGCTGATGATCACCTACGAGTTCAAAAGCCAGACACTGGCGAATGATTATGCCTATCTTTCAGCGGCGCTCAGTTCACTGTACGGTGAAAAAGCGCCTGCAGAGCCCATGAAGATCAAGGCACTGATGGACGGGATCAATCCGAATCTGTACAAGACGGAAATGATCCGGGAACCAGGCGTATGGACGACATCCGACGGAACAACGGTTTACCTTTACTACTATTCCTCTGACGCGTTTGCAATCATGTATGTATCTCCCGGGCTGGGAAGCCGGGTATACCAGACAAACGGACTGTGA
- the hrcA gene encoding heat-inducible transcriptional repressor HrcA — MQMDERKRRILRAIIDDYILTGVPVGSRTISKKYETGLSSATIRNEMSDLEELGFLDQPHVSAGRIPSAKAYRLYVDSLLQAGIIPDDSAESVLGHFSGRVHQMEDVIDHAARVLSSLTQYTAVVLSPKGMEPRLQTIQLVQISMGSALVVIVTDQGVIRDSVIRISPDVDGDTLYAISRTLTNELRGCTLSEACRTLPELIRRMEGNDEVLRGLYGYFTEGQQTPIITHVAIGGTSNMLNYPEYSDVDKARSFLSLMETRDKLAEIVRGNGELAFTVRIGPETGVPEMADCSIVTATYSTRGGQQGTIGVIGPTRMRYSRVISILNMMGHQLTDMFTGEDEDHPKDHKG, encoded by the coding sequence ATGCAGATGGACGAGCGTAAAAGACGGATTTTACGCGCTATCATTGACGATTATATCCTGACCGGCGTTCCGGTCGGGTCCCGTACGATCAGCAAGAAATACGAAACAGGCCTGTCTTCCGCCACGATCAGGAACGAGATGAGCGACCTGGAGGAACTCGGTTTCCTGGACCAGCCCCATGTATCCGCGGGCCGCATTCCATCCGCCAAAGCCTACCGGCTTTATGTGGATTCCCTGCTTCAGGCCGGTATCATTCCGGATGACAGCGCGGAAAGCGTGCTGGGTCATTTCAGCGGAAGGGTTCACCAGATGGAAGACGTGATCGACCATGCGGCACGGGTCCTTTCCAGCCTGACCCAGTACACCGCGGTGGTGCTTTCCCCGAAGGGAATGGAACCGCGTCTTCAGACCATCCAGCTTGTGCAGATCTCCATGGGCAGCGCCCTGGTTGTGATCGTAACCGATCAGGGAGTGATCCGTGACAGCGTCATCCGCATCAGTCCTGATGTGGACGGGGATACGCTGTACGCGATCTCAAGGACACTTACCAACGAACTGCGGGGATGCACACTCAGTGAAGCATGCAGGACACTGCCGGAACTGATCCGCCGGATGGAAGGCAATGATGAAGTGCTCCGCGGCCTGTACGGGTATTTCACCGAAGGTCAGCAGACCCCCATCATCACTCATGTCGCCATCGGAGGCACAAGCAATATGCTGAATTATCCGGAATACAGCGACGTGGATAAGGCCAGGAGCTTCCTGAGCCTGATGGAAACGCGGGATAAGCTGGCGGAGATCGTGCGCGGAAACGGTGAACTTGCCTTTACGGTCAGGATCGGACCTGAAACAGGTGTCCCGGAAATGGCAGACTGTTCCATCGTAACAGCGACCTACTCCACGAGGGGCGGACAGCAGGGCACCATCGGCGTGATCGGGCCGACGCGGATGCGCTATTCCAGGGTTATTTCAATCCTGAATATGATGGGGCATCAGCTGACGGATATGTTCACCGGAGAGGATGAAGATCATCCGAAGGATCATAAAGGATGA
- the grpE gene encoding nucleotide exchange factor GrpE, whose amino-acid sequence MSKKKNEAFETPDELKNGNPEEEQNIEAAGEDTPAEKTEKEDPVQKALDEANAKAAEYLALAQRVQADFENFRRRNESVRADAYADGRKDTAALMLPVLDNLERAVEAAAGSHDDALKNGVEMVLKQMTDAYGKLEVKPIDRLGEKFDPNLENAILQGTAEEGEPGTVCQVLQKGYMIGDKVLRHAMVKVVPE is encoded by the coding sequence ATGAGCAAGAAGAAAAACGAAGCATTCGAAACTCCGGATGAGCTGAAGAACGGAAACCCGGAAGAGGAACAGAACATCGAAGCAGCCGGTGAGGATACTCCGGCGGAGAAAACAGAGAAGGAAGATCCGGTTCAGAAAGCGCTTGATGAAGCAAACGCCAAGGCGGCTGAGTACCTGGCGCTGGCCCAGCGTGTGCAGGCGGATTTTGAAAACTTCCGAAGACGGAACGAAAGCGTGAGGGCAGATGCCTACGCGGACGGACGTAAGGATACGGCGGCGCTGATGCTTCCGGTGCTGGACAACCTGGAACGGGCTGTTGAAGCAGCTGCGGGAAGCCATGATGACGCACTGAAAAACGGTGTGGAGATGGTGCTGAAGCAGATGACGGATGCTTACGGGAAACTGGAAGTGAAACCCATTGACCGGCTCGGTGAAAAGTTCGATCCGAACCTGGAAAACGCGATCCTGCAGGGGACCGCGGAAGAAGGAGAACCCGGTACAGTATGCCAGGTGCTTCAGAAGGGTTATATGATCGGTGACAAAGTGCTTCGGCACGCAATGGTTAAAGTAGTGCCTGAATAA
- the dnaK gene encoding molecular chaperone DnaK, which yields MSKIIGIDLGTTNSCVAVMEGGQPTVIANAEGSRTTPSVVAFTKDGERLIGQVAKRQAVTNPDRTVISIKREMGTSYKVNIDGKQYTPQDISAMILTKMKETAESYLGEKVSQAVITVPAYFNDSQRQATKDAGRIAGLEVLRIINEPTAASLAYGLDKEDNQKILVYDLGGGTFDVSILDIGDGVFEVLSTNGNTRLGGDDFDQRIIDYVAEQFKKENGIDLKQDKIAAQRLKEAAEKAKIELSGTTTANINLPFITADATGPKHLDVTLTQAKFNELTADLVEATIEPMRKALKDAGLTVEQINKVILVGGSTRIPAVQEAVKKITGKEPFKGINPDECVAIGAAIQGGVLGGEVKDVLLLDVTPLSLGLETEGHIFTKLIERNTTIPTSKSQVFSTAADGQTTVEIHVLQGERQMAYDNKTLGRFQLTGIAPAPRGVPQIEVTFSIDNNGIVNVSAKDKATNNEQQITITASTNLSEEEINQRVKEAEQYAEQDKKRREEVETLNHADSLIYETEKTLRENGDKLSDEDKNAVQSEIDAFKKVREGNNADEIKNAMESFTQKVYAVFGKLYQQQAGGEGDPMNGTGPQAGTTNDDGSVNADGSVE from the coding sequence ATGAGCAAGATTATCGGTATTGACCTTGGTACCACAAACAGCTGCGTAGCTGTGATGGAGGGCGGACAGCCCACTGTTATCGCCAACGCGGAAGGCAGCCGCACCACGCCTTCTGTAGTCGCTTTCACCAAAGACGGTGAACGGCTGATCGGCCAGGTCGCCAAGCGCCAGGCGGTTACCAATCCGGACCGTACTGTGATTTCCATCAAGCGTGAGATGGGTACCAGCTATAAAGTGAATATTGACGGGAAGCAGTACACCCCCCAGGACATCAGCGCGATGATCCTGACCAAGATGAAAGAAACTGCCGAAAGCTACCTGGGTGAAAAGGTCAGCCAGGCGGTTATCACCGTACCTGCCTATTTCAACGACAGCCAGCGCCAGGCCACAAAGGACGCGGGCCGCATTGCCGGACTGGAAGTCCTGCGTATTATCAATGAGCCGACAGCCGCTTCGCTGGCATACGGCCTCGATAAGGAAGACAACCAGAAGATCCTGGTTTACGACCTGGGCGGCGGTACCTTCGACGTCAGTATCCTGGACATCGGTGACGGCGTTTTCGAAGTGCTGAGCACCAACGGCAACACCCGTCTGGGCGGTGACGATTTCGACCAGAGGATCATTGATTATGTGGCTGAGCAGTTCAAAAAAGAGAACGGCATTGACCTGAAGCAGGACAAGATCGCGGCACAGCGCCTGAAGGAAGCTGCTGAAAAGGCCAAGATTGAGCTGAGCGGCACTACCACAGCCAACATCAACCTGCCCTTCATTACAGCGGACGCAACCGGTCCGAAGCATCTGGATGTTACCCTGACCCAGGCCAAGTTCAATGAGCTGACCGCTGATCTGGTGGAAGCCACCATTGAGCCTATGCGGAAAGCGCTGAAGGATGCCGGCCTGACCGTTGAACAGATCAACAAGGTCATCCTGGTAGGCGGCAGCACCCGTATTCCCGCCGTGCAGGAAGCCGTCAAGAAGATCACCGGCAAAGAGCCTTTCAAAGGAATCAACCCGGATGAGTGTGTCGCGATCGGCGCCGCGATCCAGGGCGGCGTTCTCGGCGGAGAAGTGAAAGACGTCCTGCTGCTGGACGTGACCCCGCTGAGCCTGGGCCTTGAAACGGAAGGCCATATCTTTACGAAGCTGATTGAACGGAACACAACCATCCCGACCAGCAAGAGCCAGGTTTTCTCCACGGCTGCTGACGGACAGACCACTGTTGAGATCCATGTGCTCCAGGGTGAGCGCCAGATGGCTTATGACAACAAGACCCTGGGCCGCTTCCAGCTGACCGGTATCGCTCCCGCACCCCGGGGCGTTCCGCAGATTGAAGTCACCTTCAGCATTGACAATAACGGCATCGTGAACGTCAGCGCGAAGGATAAGGCGACAAACAACGAACAGCAGATCACGATCACTGCCAGCACCAACCTGTCTGAGGAAGAGATCAACCAGCGCGTTAAGGAAGCTGAACAGTATGCGGAACAGGACAAGAAACGCCGTGAGGAAGTGGAAACACTCAACCACGCGGACAGCCTGATCTACGAGACGGAAAAGACCCTTCGTGAGAACGGAGACAAGCTTTCCGATGAAGACAAGAACGCGGTTCAGAGCGAGATCGATGCCTTCAAGAAAGTCCGTGAAGGCAACAACGCGGATGAGATCAAGAACGCTATGG